In one window of Juglans regia cultivar Chandler chromosome 3, Walnut 2.0, whole genome shotgun sequence DNA:
- the LOC108994909 gene encoding mitochondrial inner membrane protease subunit 2, which produces MGTRNLLWNVANKCFTFGLVGLTISDRYASIVPVRGGSMSPAFNPQPSTFSDDYVLVEKFCLEKYKFSHGDVVVFRSPSNYKEKHIKRIIALPGDWIGTTHNSYDVLKIPEGHCWVEGDNSASSMDSRSFGPIPLALVQGRVTHIVWPPERLGVVERRYPKERVSSF; this is translated from the exons ATGGGAACTCGAAATCTTTTGTGGAATGTTGCAAACAAGTGCTTCACCTTTGGGCTTGTGGGCCTCACTATTTCCGATCGATATGCAAGTATCGTTCCTGTGCGGGGTGGCTCTATGTCTCCTGCATTTAATCCTCAACCCAGCACTTTTTCAG ATGACTATGTTTTGGTGGAGAAGTTTTGCCTCGAAAAGTACAAGTTTTCACATGGCGATGTTGTAGTTTTTCG CTCCCCGAGTAATTACAAGGAGAAACACATAAAGAGAATAATTGCCTTACCAGGTGACTGGATCGGAACTACTCATAATTCCTATGATGTGCTGAAGATTCCAGAAGGACATTGCTGGGTAGAGGGTGATAATTCAGCTTCTAGCATGGACTCCAGATCTTTTGGCCCG ATTCCTCTGGCTTTAGTTCAAGGAAGGGTGACCCACATCGTGTGGCCTCCTGAGCGATTAGGTGTAGTTGAGAGAAGATATCCTAAAGAACGAGTTTCTTCTTTCTAA